One genomic window of Arachis stenosperma cultivar V10309 chromosome 10, arast.V10309.gnm1.PFL2, whole genome shotgun sequence includes the following:
- the LOC130957431 gene encoding protein FAR1-RELATED SEQUENCE 11-like, which produces MDEDDTNVEPMFDDHGFDEGYDIDSLKDIGMIEFHNIRDKDVCHFHFSDVDIAFEFYNSYARTRGFSARKNRIRKSRAGILNLKNFICHREGFIPQNNYDIGNCKKKSISKTRYGCSAMMEIHLDAPGGH; this is translated from the coding sequence ATGGATGAGGACGACACAAATGTGGAACCAATGTTTGATGATCACGGCTTTGATGAAGGGTATGACATTGATTCACTCAAAGACATTGGGATGATTGAATTTCACAACATCAGGGACAAAGATGTATGTCACTTTCACTTTTCTGATGTCGACATTGCATTTGAGTTCTATAATAGTTATGCAAGGACAAGAGGCTTTAGTGCTCGGAAGAACAGGATTAGGAAGAGTCGTGCGGGCATACTTAATTTGAAAAACTTTATATGTCATCGTGAAGGATTTATACCACAAAATAATTATGACATTGGAAACTGTAAGAAGAAATCCATATCAAAGACAAGGTATGGCTGTAGTGCAATGATGGAGATTCATTTAGATGCACCTGGTGGTCATTag